The genomic DNA CCCGGTGGCGCCTGATCGATTCGATTGATCGCGAGATAGGCGGCTTTGGCTTTGCCGAGCAGGACCAGAATCTCGTTCTCCGTCGGATCGTCTCGCAGGGCCTCGACCGCCTGTATCGCGTCGGCAATCGCAGTACTCAATTGGGTATAAGCCGGAGGGACGGCGACGGTGTCCCAACCGAGGCGGAGCATGAAGGCCTGGAACGCATCGGTGCTGCCCAAGGCGCGGCGCAACGGCGCCAACGCGTCGATCATGGCGCGCGCGACCTGTTCGAATGTGCCGGCCGTGGTGCTCATGTCTGCGGGTAAATCTCGCCGTAATCCAGATCGATGGAAAAATGTTTGTGCGGATCGATGATATCGACCAACAGGTATCGGCACACGGGGCAGAACTCCTTCCCGTCACTGTCTGAGTTGCGCATGATGCAGTTGCCCGTGGGGTGATAGACCCCGCAGTGGTATGTTTTTCCGCCGGTAAACAATCCGACGATCCGGTTCTTGTGTTTGAAACAGCGTGGGAAATCGATGTCGAGTTTCTTCGGCTTTTGAATGTTGTTCTTATCCGGCACACAGATCTCGTCGCTGTCGGGGTCTTGGTTGAGTGCGCAACCTCTGTCCGTGATGTGGTCCTTGACGTTCAGGGCGATCAATTCGGCGAAGGGATAGTCGTCCGATCGGGCCGACTCCGAGGCTTGGACGGGCAGGTACAGCACGCAACCGGACCCGAACCGCGCCGCATCGGCCGCGGTAAACGAGTGGCCGGCTTTGGGGGAGACCAGGATGGCTGCGCCCAGGGGGTTGTCCGGGCCTGGCGGCTTCGAGAGGTCGGCAACTCCTCCGGGATCTGCGAGGCCGACGATCTGCAATTGTTCGCTGACATCCGGATCGCGCGGTAATGGATTGGGGTACCGTCGAGCGCGCAGGAGCACCGTGTCGCCTTGCTTGAATTGCAGGCTTTGGCCTAAGGGAATCGGAATGCGGAAGACGCCGGCCGTGGCCTCGCTGATGACGCCCATGAGGACGGTGGCTTTGCGGATGCGATGCCAGCGCCATTTGATGAGATCGCCGTCGATGTCGTTGAACGAGTCGAGAAGGTCGCTGTGTTTCTGGAGGTTGCCGTAATGCTGGTCGATCTCGCGGCTCTGCGGCAACGTCCCCTTTTCGCTGTACTCGTCGCCCAGGCCGAACGAGTGCGCCACCTCGTGGCAACCCCGAATCAGGCGGTCATGAGATATTTTTTTGGCTATGCGGCCGGTGAGATCGATGCGATAGGTCGGTTTGCCCGAGACGGGTCTGGCAGGGATTTCATACCGGTCTTCAACATTCATGGCGATGTACCCGCGGCCGTAGTTCACCCCGCGATCCCATTTGAGGGAAGAGAAGAGAAAAATCAGCGGGTAGCTGTTGGGGCGTGTTCCGTCCGGCCGGTCGGCCCAGAGCTGACCCATCGGATTTCCTTTGGCATCATGGAGACGGTTCAAGATCGGATCCAGCCGCGCGCGAGACATGCGTCGTGGATGAAAACCGATTTCGCGATTGTCGCTTTCGTCTGTGACATTCGGGTAGTCGCCGTAGGCCAATCCGAGGGTTGAATCACTTTCCTCAAGAAACGTTCGCCTCGCCAATTTTTGCCAGCGTCGTACGGTCTCATTTGCAATCCTGTCATGCGGCACGTCGTCGAGGATGCTGTCCCAGTAGTCGCGGATTTCCTTCACCGGCCTATCGAGGCCCTGACCGGGAATGGGAAGCCCGAGCCTGAAAAGGAGATTGCTGAGTCCCCAGCGTTCTCCTGCCGATGGATCTTCCGGATCGGGAACGCAGTAGAGATCCACCGTGTCGTCGTCGTTGGTCCGTACGTTGCCGTTATCCTGTTGCGACGGATAGACCTCGCAGAGCACCGAAACGCCATGATGGCTGGAGGGCACGAAGGCCTGAAAATAATTCATCGATGTGGAGAGGAGGTCGAAGGGCCGCGTCAGCCGGCTTTTCTTCATAAGCCCCAACAGGCTCCTGATTTGGGATTCAAATTGCGGTTTGTCGTCGGTGGTGTAGCCGTCGCACAAGAAGAGAAAATTGGGGACGAGTTCCGGGTTGATCGTACCCGGCCAGGTGTCCTGGATTTGCACGGTCTCGGTTCGAATGGTGGGTTCCACCGCCCAGTCAGATGCGAAGCGAATGTGACCGCTCGCCCTGATCTCCGGTGGCGCAGGATGCGCAGGATCCCGCAGGTCGGCCGGCAGCGTGGCCGTGATCTCCACGGCCGGGTCGCTCGGGCCATTCCCGACCGAAATGATCAATCGACCTGATGGTTCCACGTTGGCGAGGGGACCCCACGCCAGTCCGGGGTGATTGGTGAGGTCACCGACGGTATTGTCATCGAACTGTGCGCGGACCGTGAAACGCCTGAATGTGGTTTGCGGCAAGGTCGGCCCGTCCGGTCGCAAGGTCAGGATCGGAGGTGTCAGCCAGGTTGAGGTCACGCGGTTATGAAGATGAATCCGGACGCTGATGCGGTATTCCTTGTCGTCGCTCGAATCTTCTGCCGTGGCGTGCAGGAGAAAATTATGAATCGTCGTGGCTGGGCCGGGAGGCGCGGGCACACGGATTTCCCCGTTATCATTGTTGATCGTGATTCCGAAGCCGGAGCAGGTCGGCGGCGCGACGGTGAGGTCGAGCACGTTCCGAAATGAGGGTTGAAAGTTGATGGTGACGTCGGCGTTGGCAGCCAGATATGCGGTTGCGTCTTGCGTCGACCCGTCGGGGAGTTCGACATCGATCGCACTGAGGAGGGCAGGTAAGGTTCTTCCACGCAGCAAGTGGATGTCGTACTCTCGACTGCGTTTCCATTTGATCCCGGTAATCGGCATGGGGGCGTAGATCGTCTAGGGCGATAGTTGTACCGCTGGATTGATGAAACACCTCGCCTCGCACCGCGAGGCTACACAGGGACGCAACCGCTCCTGCAGGAGGAGCCGAACGTACTCCGCTCGTGAATGACTGTCAAATTTCTCTCCGTGGAAAATACGTGCATTGCGATGCCGGAGTCTTCACCGTCCCATGCTATGCGAGCACCGCCGTCTTCCCCCGTCGCCGTCGGCGGGCCGGGGCCTGGCCGGCGGCGCCGAAGGGAGCCACCCGGGCCAACACCGCCGCCGAGAGCACATAGCCCGGCTTAGGTCGCTCCGGTGGCCGAGTCGGATCAATCAGGAGCGTTTCATAAGCAATCGGCGTGGCGAGCCCGGCGTCATCGTCCACCGCGAGATCGTCAGCCGCGACCGTGAGGCCACCCTGGAGCGGGACAAACGCCGGTTGCGCCAACTGCTCGTCCTCGCGCAAATCTTCATACTGCGCCAGCGCGAAGGGCTCGTGGACCGGCGTCGTGCGCCAGGGCTGTGCGCCCGCGCGATCGGTGAGCGAGACCGTCACCATCGTGGGGCCGCCCACCAGCGGCGCCGTGCCCAACTTCGTGAGTGGTCGGTTCAACGGCGCGATCCGCTCCCGTAGCGTCAGCTCCGCCCAGGGATGCACGCGCAGGCCGTTGGCCGGAGGGGCCGTCTCCCGGAACGTCACCACCGGGCTGCTGTTGCGGGGCACGGCGCTACTCCAATTGCGCCGGTCCGCCAGGGCCGCGGCGATCAGCCCCACCACATCGACCGCCGCGGGCAGCGGGGGCGCCGTCCGGCTGCCGAATGTCCGTGAGAAGGACACCGAGACCGAGAAGAACAGGAGCTTGATCTTGGCCTTGCCCGCCACCTGCCAGGGCGTCGGCCCCGCCAACCGTCCCTTGAACGAGATCCCCATCAGCAGACGGCCGTGATACCGCAGCGCCAAAGCGGCGCCGACGTCCACCTCAAACGCCAAGGGGGCCAACTGAAGAATCGCATCGAAGCCGAGCATCCCGTCGAAGCTGAAGCCGCCGCCGGCCGCATGCAAGTCCACCCGGGCGCCGAACTGCACCGTGTTGGAGGTGACCGCCAGATAGGCCTGGCAGCGTAACTGGAGCGAGTCCCCATCGGCCAGCTGGAGCGCCAGCCGCTGTAAGGCGGGCAATCCCGGTGGCGGCGCAAACCGCGGATGGAATCCGCCGATGGCCAAGACGAACTGTGGCTGACGCCCCCAGCCCGCGCGGAGCGCCATGTCGCCGGTCAGGGGGAATTGCAGAATCTTCGAATCATACAAGGTCGCATCCAACGACACCGTCTCGGCCGAAACATCCAACACACCCAGCGCATCCATCCGGATCTGCACGAGCGGATGGGCTTGGCTCGGTAACAGCACTTGCAGACGTCCTAAGACCACCACCCGGACCGGTGAAGGGAGTTCGACCAGTAGCGCCAGGTCCAGCGTGAGCAAGGTCGGCGTGCCCCAGCGCAGTTGCACCATCGGCCCGACCACATGGCGGCCGGCCGTCGGCGGGAAGACGCGGCGCAGGTCGCTGAAGATCTGCGGGGCATTGCGGAGGGGATCAGATGGAAACAGAATGGAGTTGAGCGTGCCGGTCTTGAGCCCGTCGCGCAGCACGTCGGTACGGACGGTCCGGTGCAGCGCCACCAATCCACCGATGCCGGTGAGGGTGAAGCCCAAGCCCACGGGAATCGGCGCGAAGCCTTCGGCGGTCAAGAGAATCACGAGCGAGAAGCCCTTGCTGCCGTCGGGCAGCTTGGTGGTGAGGAGCCCTAGGGCCTTGATGGCAATGGTCTCGGCCAACTCCAGTTGGAGTATGCCGCTGTATTCAGCCCGTTGGGGATCGAAGCCCAGGAACCCGCCGCCGGTCACCCCTGCCGTCGTTATCGCCAGGCCGAGGCCGGTCGGAGGCTTGAAGCGGAGATCGACTCCCAAGTTGCCGAGTGCCGGTCCGTCACTGTCCTGTGGAAGGGCCAAGAGGGCCTCACGGCCGTAGGCCGTGACCATGCAGGCGCAGCCCAGGTTCTGCACTACCACATCGACCGGCCCGAGCGACCCGCGGATGTCGGCTCCAACCTCGCAGGCGAAGCTCGTTGCCCCTGCCCGAGGAGGCCTGTTGGTGACGGCAACCGTGACTTGGGTTACGGTAAAGGGGCCGACTCGCGTCTGTAGCGGAAGGTCGAAGGCGATAGTCGGTCTTCCACCAAACGTCAGGCCAGTCTTGCTGGACCAGGCAATCTCCGGGGAGCAGGAGAGTTCAATCGTCCGTTGCGGCAGTGTACTTTGCAGGAAGCCGTCGGCCTCGCCCAAGGACAGGACAATCTTGCAGCCCGGCTGCCCCTCCGTCCCCGCGGCCGTGAAGCGTGCGGCGAACTCAGGATCGTCGGCCGAACCATGGAGCGAGGCCTGCAGGACGAACCCGCGCAGTTCAATGCGCGAGGTGCGGGCGTTACCGAGCAGGTACCGCGGTGTTGTCCCTGCGCTCGTGATTTCGACGACGGTGTCGAGGGCCGCCTCTCCACCTATGAAACCGATATGGTTCGGAAAGCATGCGATGCTGATCAGGTCGCCGATGGCTGCGTCGACATTCCAACGCAACCGCAAGTGCTCACCGAGCGAGAGTGTCCGTCCGGTTCCTCCCCGCAGGATCGGCATGAAGACCAAGCCCGATACCGCTGGCTGATCCGTCGATGCGGCCGGGAAGACGTCGCATCCGATTTCATACAAAATCCGGTCGCTGGTGGAATAACCGTAACACCAGCGAGTTCGCAGAGCGTCCGAATTACGAAGAATGCGGTCTCGTCGCTCCGGCGGCTCGGCAACGTGGCGCCGTTGGTCGGGAACCATAAGCGCTGCGGGAACTCCGAAGGCACGCAACGTCCTGGCCGCCGCCTCCAACAGCCGTCGGTGCTCGAAGGGATGGGCGCGATCATTCCATCGGTAGGCCCGTGTCAGGGCATCCAGGGGATTTTTCACTGTCTCGAGCAACTGCTCCCACTCGATACGAATCCTGTCATAGGGCTTGCGAAACGGCCCGTTCGGCTCGGTGGGTTCGTACCGGATGATGCCCCAGAAATGCAGTCCTCCATAGGCCACGGGGTGGTACAGGCGAAGATACTCTTCCAGGAGATCATCCAGGAGGTGATCTCCTATGCTCCTCCAAAATTCTTGGTCAGCCAATGGCGCGGGCAAGTCCGCCAGGGCGGACAGTTTGAAATCGGCGAGCGCACGGACGAGCCTGGTGGCTGATCGGGCAATGTCTGCACCGTCCTCGATCCCAAGGGAGGTTTCCGGGTCGGCCTCCAAGGCGGATTCCAATCGTTCGGCCAGTTCAAGGAATTGTTCGATGGGCGCCTGAATCTGGAGCAGGTCGTTGATCTTCGCAAAGACGAGGTCGTCCAGCGTGATTCGCCATCCGTAGCGATGGAACAGGAATTCCATTCCCTCCAGGCTGGACAGCCGCGAGCGCAGCGGGTCGATGACCCGTTTCAGGGAAAGGTAGAGGGCTGTGAGTTGGTTGGTCATAAGAAGACGGATTTCCTGCCTACACTTTGGGCAATTGATCGAGCAAGGCTCTGGTCAACTGGCGGACGACCAACGCCTTGAGTTTCGTCAGGTCAATGAACCCGGCGTCGTTGAGCACGGAGATTTTGCAACTGTCGAGTTCCATCCCCTGCAGCACATCCCCGATGGCCTCGTCGGCTTGACGGAGTATCTCCGTTCCCACCGCCGGCATCAATTCGGCGCCTTTGTCGTATCCACGTTTCATGGCCTCCGGCGCGAAGATCGCCCGGAAATAGCGTCCGTGATCGTTGACCTGTTGCGCATAGTAGCGGCCGATATAGTAGGGTTCGGCCGAGACGGGAGTCGAAATGTCGATGTCGATGCGATCGGGGAAGTCGCTTTCGTGAAGGTAGGTGAGATCCAAGAGTTCGGACAACCACTGCCGCACCGCAGTCAGCTTCGCCTTATTCTCCCAGGCGCGGGCGGCATCCTCCTGCGCTTCAAGGAACTTCATCCACATTTTGAAAGGAATTTCGAAAACGAAGGCCACTTCGAACAGGGCGCTCAGCAGCGCGATCCGCGCGAGAAGCGGCACACGTTTGACGACGTGCTTGGCGACCTCTTTGGAGATGCTGTAGGTCGTCACCGGAATAGGCGGCAGCTTGAACAGTTCGACCAGCTTGCCCATGTTCCGGAGCAGACTGTAGTGGCTACCCAGCTGCTGAATCACATCGAGGTAGGACTCCCCTGTGCTCGTGCGCTGGGCGTCGAGGATGGCGCGGATCTCATCGGGCGTCAGATGAGCCACTTCTTTCCATTTTGCAATCACCGCCGCGAATTCCTCGCAACTGAGCCCGTCCTTCTCCTTCACAGGGTCGAAGGTGTGTTTCTCGACGGAGAAGAACGGTGCGAATCCGATTCGCTCCAGGGTGCGCAGCTCTTCGAGATCCGTATACGGCGAGTCGGGCTCCAAGTTCGGTAGGTTCGTGCGCTGGACCAGGGCCTCCTCCGGGATCCTGAATTTCGGGCCGAGGCGCTCTTCGGCAAACAGATCATTCTGCGCCGGTGTGGCCGGAGGATCCGCCGACTTCACTTCGTGCCAGCTTCCGTTGAACTCGAAATCGTATGCGATCGCCCGCTTGTCCTCTCGTTCCGATAAGGAGAGCTCGGAGTAGGACATGCCGCTCGGGAGCACGGCAGATGCAAAATCGGGTTCCCGTTGTCGCAACCATTCGCCGAATCCCTTTTTGCGTCGCAGCGCTTGCTGGGCATGGTGAAGGTACAGGGCGTAAGTAGGTTTGTACGTCGCGCGCGTGTGATCGATCACGGCTGCCAGTTCATCGAGGCTGAGGCGATCCAAGTAGGCTGCCAGTTCAGTGCCGGGGGTATCCGGAGAGATCCCGAGAAACGACATGAGTTCATATTCGCGTGTAAGCTGAGAGGTTCGGTCGGGATGCTCGTAGACGGTGAGGGTGTGGGTGGCGATGCCGTTCGAGGACGAGGGGTGTTCCAGCTTCACGAGATAGGCCTGCTGGTCTCGGATAGACCAGGTGATTCGGCGAAACGAGTCAGGCCCTGAGAGCAGTGTGATCGTGGCAGTGCCGGAGAGTTCGATATTCTGCTCCTTTTGGAATTCCGCCCGAATGTCCACGCCGGTTCCCGACCCGTCGCTGAAGCGCTTGGCGTTGAGGAGGGTCATGACCGCGTCGAATTTTTGTTTGTCCTTGGGGTCGGCCTCGACATCTTCGGTGTGGAAGGCCAAGGTGAACAGCCGGCCTCGCCAAAGGTCGTGATCGCCCTGATAGAAAAACAGCTGGAGCGGGAAGTACTCGTGCGCGCTGGGAGTGGCGACAAGTTTGGCCTCGGCCCACAGTTTGGCTCGCCGGCGATTCCCCGGCTCGGTGAGGGAGACTTCCTCATACACGCGATATTCGATTTTGTAGTCTGCGCCTTCGTGCGCGAGCACGTCCTTCAAGAGCCACGCGCTGTTTCGTTCGATGACGAAGACACGCAACCGGTTCGTGAGCGGAAAGCCCTGTGCGGCAAAGGTAGATCGGATGGAAGGGGGAACTCGTCTGCCGTCCAACGCATCGATCAGTGCTTCATATCGTTGGGCTTCCTCCGGCTCGGGGGCGTCGATGGGCATGGAGGCCAAGGCGAACGGCTCGGAGAAACCGGCCGGATCGGATAGTGCGCGAACAATCGCGTCTTTCCGCTCCGGGCTGTGCATGTCCCTCGGCAGAAAGCGCTGTTTCACCAGGTGGGCATGCACCTCCAGTCTGGTTTTGAACCGCATGTCCTCCATGATCGGGTGCGAGCCGAAGAACTGATAGTCCGTGGGGGCATAGACGTTAGGTTTGCCCCCCCAGAACGAATGCAAAGCGTACAGCCCTTCCCTGGACTGGCCGAAATTACACGCCCGGACCGTGACCCAGGAATCGTTTTGCAGGTGAGCCAGGATCGTCTTCCGTTTCGCTTGAAAGTCTGGGAATTTCCCGGCGAGAAAATCTTGTTGCAGGCACGCCAGCGAGAAAGCCGTGAGGTATCTGAACTCCTGCATCGCCTCGGAGGAGAGGTTGTTCAGGAGCGGCGTGATCAGACCTTGCGCAGTGCCGTGCGCCACGAGGACGACCTCCCGAATGTGTCGGACACCGCGGGTGGTCACTTCTGCATGCAGGGTCTCGACGACATCCTGGAGACTGCGCGTATCTTTTCCGATGTGATTCGGATAGAACTTGTTGAAAAATGCCCGTGCCCCCTTCCCGTAACCGTCGCTCGAGGGGACGAAGTAGAAGAGATAGTCCCTGACGCCCGTCTGTTTGGGGAGAGGGTACTCCTGTATCTTTTCGAAGAGCTGTTTTCCGATACCAACCGTCATGTCGCTACGTATGCGATGGGGTAAATCATGCCGATGGTTCACGCACGTGGCGTGCGTCGACAACCGGCTGTTCACGATACTCGCTCATTGCGAGCGCTCGGAACGTACTC from Nitrospira sp. ND1 includes the following:
- a CDS encoding DUF6603 domain-containing protein, which produces MTNQLTALYLSLKRVIDPLRSRLSSLEGMEFLFHRYGWRITLDDLVFAKINDLLQIQAPIEQFLELAERLESALEADPETSLGIEDGADIARSATRLVRALADFKLSALADLPAPLADQEFWRSIGDHLLDDLLEEYLRLYHPVAYGGLHFWGIIRYEPTEPNGPFRKPYDRIRIEWEQLLETVKNPLDALTRAYRWNDRAHPFEHRRLLEAAARTLRAFGVPAALMVPDQRRHVAEPPERRDRILRNSDALRTRWCYGYSTSDRILYEIGCDVFPAASTDQPAVSGLVFMPILRGGTGRTLSLGEHLRLRWNVDAAIGDLISIACFPNHIGFIGGEAALDTVVEITSAGTTPRYLLGNARTSRIELRGFVLQASLHGSADDPEFAARFTAAGTEGQPGCKIVLSLGEADGFLQSTLPQRTIELSCSPEIAWSSKTGLTFGGRPTIAFDLPLQTRVGPFTVTQVTVAVTNRPPRAGATSFACEVGADIRGSLGPVDVVVQNLGCACMVTAYGREALLALPQDSDGPALGNLGVDLRFKPPTGLGLAITTAGVTGGGFLGFDPQRAEYSGILQLELAETIAIKALGLLTTKLPDGSKGFSLVILLTAEGFAPIPVGLGFTLTGIGGLVALHRTVRTDVLRDGLKTGTLNSILFPSDPLRNAPQIFSDLRRVFPPTAGRHVVGPMVQLRWGTPTLLTLDLALLVELPSPVRVVVLGRLQVLLPSQAHPLVQIRMDALGVLDVSAETVSLDATLYDSKILQFPLTGDMALRAGWGRQPQFVLAIGGFHPRFAPPPGLPALQRLALQLADGDSLQLRCQAYLAVTSNTVQFGARVDLHAAGGGFSFDGMLGFDAILQLAPLAFEVDVGAALALRYHGRLLMGISFKGRLAGPTPWQVAGKAKIKLLFFSVSVSFSRTFGSRTAPPLPAAVDVVGLIAAALADRRNWSSAVPRNSSPVVTFRETAPPANGLRVHPWAELTLRERIAPLNRPLTKLGTAPLVGGPTMVTVSLTDRAGAQPWRTTPVHEPFALAQYEDLREDEQLAQPAFVPLQGGLTVAADDLAVDDDAGLATPIAYETLLIDPTRPPERPKPGYVLSAAVLARVAPFGAAGQAPARRRRRGKTAVLA
- a CDS encoding M64 family metallopeptidase, with the translated sequence MPITGIKWKRSREYDIHLLRGRTLPALLSAIDVELPDGSTQDATAYLAANADVTINFQPSFRNVLDLTVAPPTCSGFGITINNDNGEIRVPAPPGPATTIHNFLLHATAEDSSDDKEYRISVRIHLHNRVTSTWLTPPILTLRPDGPTLPQTTFRRFTVRAQFDDNTVGDLTNHPGLAWGPLANVEPSGRLIISVGNGPSDPAVEITATLPADLRDPAHPAPPEIRASGHIRFASDWAVEPTIRTETVQIQDTWPGTINPELVPNFLFLCDGYTTDDKPQFESQIRSLLGLMKKSRLTRPFDLLSTSMNYFQAFVPSSHHGVSVLCEVYPSQQDNGNVRTNDDDTVDLYCVPDPEDPSAGERWGLSNLLFRLGLPIPGQGLDRPVKEIRDYWDSILDDVPHDRIANETVRRWQKLARRTFLEESDSTLGLAYGDYPNVTDESDNREIGFHPRRMSRARLDPILNRLHDAKGNPMGQLWADRPDGTRPNSYPLIFLFSSLKWDRGVNYGRGYIAMNVEDRYEIPARPVSGKPTYRIDLTGRIAKKISHDRLIRGCHEVAHSFGLGDEYSEKGTLPQSREIDQHYGNLQKHSDLLDSFNDIDGDLIKWRWHRIRKATVLMGVISEATAGVFRIPIPLGQSLQFKQGDTVLLRARRYPNPLPRDPDVSEQLQIVGLADPGGVADLSKPPGPDNPLGAAILVSPKAGHSFTAADAARFGSGCVLYLPVQASESARSDDYPFAELIALNVKDHITDRGCALNQDPDSDEICVPDKNNIQKPKKLDIDFPRCFKHKNRIVGLFTGGKTYHCGVYHPTGNCIMRNSDSDGKEFCPVCRYLLVDIIDPHKHFSIDLDYGEIYPQT